Proteins encoded together in one Variovorax paradoxus window:
- a CDS encoding glycerate kinase, with amino-acid sequence MRGMNFQKLLVPVGAIVLLGLAWRSGGWGGVALAGGVIVMFLLLHFNRVMQVLKRAADRPIGYVASAVMLNAKLKKGATLMHVIAMTRALGELRSPKDEQPELYRWTDTGGSYVDAVFNSGKLQSWTLTRPEAEPDAASPSEEENPAA; translated from the coding sequence ATGCGCGGCATGAATTTCCAGAAATTGCTGGTGCCCGTGGGCGCCATCGTCCTTCTAGGGCTGGCCTGGCGCAGCGGCGGCTGGGGCGGAGTGGCCCTGGCTGGCGGCGTGATCGTGATGTTCTTGCTGCTGCACTTCAACCGGGTGATGCAGGTGCTCAAGCGCGCCGCCGATCGCCCGATCGGCTATGTTGCGAGCGCGGTGATGCTCAATGCCAAGCTCAAGAAAGGCGCAACGCTGATGCATGTGATCGCGATGACGCGCGCCCTTGGCGAACTGCGCTCACCGAAGGACGAGCAGCCCGAACTCTACCGCTGGACCGATACCGGCGGCTCGTATGTCGACGCCGTGTTCAACAGCGGCAAGCTGCAAAGCTGGACGCTGACGCGCCCTGAAGCGGAGCCCGACGCCGCTTCGCCTTCCGAAGAAGAAAACCCGGCGGCCTGA
- the radA gene encoding DNA repair protein RadA, with protein MAKEKSLFVCSECGGTSPKWLGKCPSCGAWNTLIEQVAGSTGPANNRFGTQYAALAGVSELATLSEIEATDVARTPTGLDELDRVLGGGIVSGGVTLIGGDPGIGKSTLLLQAVDALQRAGQNALYVTGEESGSQVALRSKRLGLDHSQVQVLAEIQLEKIIATLDATRPAIAVIDSIQTVYSDQLTSAPGSVAQVRECAAHLTRFAKTSGTAVVLVGHVTKEGALAGPRVLEHMVDTVLYFEGDTHSSFRLVRAIKNRFGAVNEIGVFAMTERGLKGVANPSAIFLSQHAEPVPGSVVLVTLEGTRPMLVEIQALVDNGGPSPRRLSVGLDRDRLAMLLAVLHRHAGVACMDQDVFVNAVGGVRISEPAADLAVMLAITSSLRGKPLPKGFIAFGEVGLAGEVRPAPRGQERLREAAKLGFSVAVVPKANAPRKGTKEIEGLTIHAVERIEEAMDVVRRLD; from the coding sequence ATGGCCAAGGAAAAATCTCTCTTCGTCTGCAGCGAATGCGGCGGCACCAGCCCCAAGTGGCTCGGCAAATGCCCGAGCTGCGGCGCCTGGAACACACTCATCGAGCAAGTGGCCGGCAGCACCGGCCCGGCCAACAACCGCTTCGGCACGCAATACGCCGCGCTCGCAGGCGTGTCCGAGCTCGCCACGCTGTCTGAAATCGAAGCGACCGACGTCGCGCGCACGCCCACCGGGCTCGACGAGCTCGACCGCGTGCTGGGCGGCGGCATCGTCTCGGGCGGTGTCACGCTCATCGGCGGCGATCCGGGAATCGGCAAGTCGACGCTGCTGCTGCAGGCTGTCGACGCGCTGCAGCGCGCGGGGCAGAACGCGCTCTATGTCACCGGCGAGGAAAGCGGCTCGCAGGTGGCGCTGCGCTCCAAGCGGCTAGGGCTCGACCATTCGCAGGTGCAGGTGCTCGCAGAAATCCAGCTCGAAAAGATCATTGCCACGCTCGACGCCACGCGGCCCGCTATTGCGGTGATCGACTCGATCCAGACCGTGTATTCCGACCAGCTCACATCGGCGCCGGGTTCGGTGGCGCAGGTGCGCGAATGCGCGGCGCACCTCACGCGCTTTGCCAAGACCAGCGGCACGGCGGTGGTGCTGGTGGGGCACGTCACCAAGGAGGGCGCGCTCGCGGGCCCGCGCGTGCTCGAGCACATGGTGGACACGGTGCTGTACTTCGAGGGCGACACGCATTCGAGCTTTCGCCTGGTGCGCGCCATCAAGAACCGCTTTGGCGCGGTGAACGAAATCGGCGTGTTCGCCATGACCGAGCGCGGCCTCAAGGGCGTGGCCAACCCGAGCGCAATCTTCCTGAGCCAGCATGCCGAGCCGGTGCCCGGCAGCGTGGTGCTGGTCACGCTCGAAGGCACGCGGCCGATGCTGGTCGAGATTCAGGCGCTGGTCGACAACGGCGGGCCCAGCCCGCGCCGCCTTTCAGTGGGGCTTGACCGCGACCGCCTCGCGATGCTGCTGGCCGTGCTGCATCGCCATGCGGGCGTGGCCTGCATGGACCAGGACGTGTTCGTCAACGCCGTGGGTGGCGTGCGCATCAGCGAACCCGCAGCCGACCTGGCCGTGATGCTGGCCATTACGTCGAGCCTTCGCGGCAAGCCGCTGCCCAAGGGCTTCATTGCGTTCGGAGAAGTGGGGCTGGCGGGCGAAGTGCGCCCTGCACCGCGTGGGCAGGAGCGCCTGCGCGAAGCGGCCAAGCTGGGCTTCAGCGTGGCCGTGGTGCCCAAGGCGAATGCGCCGCGCAAGGGCACGAAAGAGATCGAAGGCCTGACCATCCACGCCGTCGAACGCATCGAAGAGGCGATGGACGTGGTCCGCCGCCTCGACTGA